The following proteins are co-located in the Gossypium hirsutum isolate 1008001.06 chromosome A02, Gossypium_hirsutum_v2.1, whole genome shotgun sequence genome:
- the LOC107935978 gene encoding regulatory-associated protein of TOR 1 isoform X1 → MALGDLMTSRFSQLSLAVSNHVIDGNVSSGGYHEDDVAYADLMSQRRDLDAVSTSSYANAVTSTATVPTIMAYLPQTVVLCELRHAAFEASTPTGPSDSGLVSKWRPKDRMKTGCVALVLCLNISVDPPDVIKISPCARMECWTDPFSMAPQKALETIGKNLRDQYERWQPKARSKVELDPTVDEVKKLCNTCRRYAKSERVLFHYNGHGVPKPTANGEIWLFNKSYTQYIPLPISDLDSWLKTPSIYVFDCSAAGMVVNAFIELLDCGTSNYPGSSRDCVLLAACEAHETLPQSSEFPADVFTSCLTTPIKMALRWFCTRSLLHESLDSSLIDKIPGRQNDRKTLLGELNWIFTAVTDTIAWNVLPHDLFRRLFRQDLLVASLFRNFLLAERIMRSANCSPISYPMLPPTHQHHMWDAWDMAAEICLSQLPSLVEDPNAEFQPSSFFTEQLIAFEVWLDHGSEHKKPPEQLPIVLQVLLSQCHRFRALVLLGRFLDMGPWAVDLALSVGIFPYVLKLLQTTTPELRQILVFIWTKILALDKSCQVDLVKDGGHVYFIRFLNSAEAYPEQRAMAAFVLAVIVDGHRRGQEACIEAGLIQVCLKQLHGFTQNEAQTEPLLLQWLCLCLGKLWEDFTEAQTIGLQADVPGICAPLLSEPQPEVRASAVYALATLLDVGFDSFRDGIGGDEECDDVEKNRAEMIIIKSLLNVVSDGSPLVRAEVAVALAHFAFGHKQHLKSIAAAYWKPQPNSLLNSLPSLANLKGTGSGNIVSSQIGPLTAMVRDGRVSTSSPLATAGIMHGSPLSDDSSQLSDSGILNDGVSNGEVNHSRPKPLDNAMYSQCVLAMFTLARDPSPRVASLGRLVLSIIGIEQVTKSVKPAGNSAWPSDPANSSSTPSISGLARSSSWLDINGGHMPLTFRTPPVSPPRQNYLAGIRRVCSLDFRPHLMNSPDSGLADPLLGSTSGSERSLLPQSTIYNFSCGHFSKSLLTASDDSEELLAKREEQERFALEHIAKCQHSSVSKLNNNSQIASWDTKFETGTRTALLQPFSPIVIAADENERIRVWNYEEATLLNGFDNHDFPEKGISKLCLLNELDDSLLLVASSDGNIRIWKDYTLRGKQKHVTAFSSIQGHKPGVRSLNAVVDWQQQSGYLYASGEISSIMLWDLDKEQLVNSIPSSSDCSVSALASSQVHAGQFAAGFVDGSVRLYDIRTPDMLVRTTRPHTQQVARVVGIGFQPGLDQGKIVSASQAGDIQFLDIRSQRDTDLTIDAHRGSLTALAVHRHAPIIASGSAKQLIKVFSLKGEQLGTIRYQHTFMAQKIGSVSCLTFHPYQVLLAAGAADACVSIYADDNSHTR, encoded by the exons ATGGCATTGGGTGATCTGATGACGTCACGATTTTCGCAATTGTCGTTGGCGGTATCGAATCATGTCATCGACGGTAACGTCAGCAGTGGCGGCTACCATGAGGACGATGTTGCTTATGCTGACTTGATGTCTCAGAGGAGGGATTTAGATGCTGTATCAACTAGCAGTTACGCCAATGCCGTTACTTCCACGGCCACTGTGCCTACGATCATGGCTTACTTGCCGCAAACTGTTGTTTTATGCGAGCTTCGGCATGCTGCCTTTGAAGCTTCCACGCCAACTGGACCCTCTGATAGTGGCCTTGTTTCCAAATGGCGCCCCAAGGACCGA ATGAAGACAGGATGTGTGGCCCtagttttatgtttaaatatcaGTGTTGATCCACCTGATGTAATAAAAATATCTCCTTGCGCAAGAATGGAGTGCTGGACTG ACCCTTTTTCTATGGCACCACAAAAAGCTCTGGAAACTATTGGGAAAAACTTGAGAGATCAATATGAGAGGTGGCAGCCCAAG GCTCGCAGTAAGGTTGAACTTGATCCTACAGTGGATGAAGTGAAGAAACTTTGTAATACATGTCGCAGATATGCCAAGTCAGAGAGAGTTTTATTTCATTACAATGGACATGGTGTTCCAAAGCCAACTGCAAATGGTGAAATCTGGCTGTTTAATAAG AGTTATACACAGTATATTCCCTTGCCTATCAGCGATCTTGATTCTTGGTTAAAAACACCTTCTATATATGTTTTTGATTGCTCTGCTGCAGGAATGGTTGTTAATGCCTTCATTGAG CTTCTTGACTGTGGCACTTCTAACTACCCTGGATCTTCAAGAGACTGCGTTCTTCTGGCTGCATGTGAAGCACATGAGACTCTTCCTCAAAGTTCTGAATTTCCTGCTGATGTGTTTACTTCTTGTCTTACTACACCTATCAAAATGGCATTGAGATG GTTTTGTACACGTTCATTGCTTCACGAGTCTCTTGACTCTTCACTTATTGATAAAATTCCTGGCCGTCAAAATGACCGTAAAACACTTCTAGGGGAATTGAATTGGATATTTACTGCAGTGACTGACACAATTGCTTGGAATGTTCTCCCTCATG ACCTTTTCCGAAGGTTGTTTAGACAGGATTTACTAGTTGCTAGTTTGTTCAGAAATTTTTTGCTTGCCGAGAGGATTATGCGCTCTGCAAATTGTTCTCCAATTTCTTACCCAATGTTGCCACCAACCCATCAGCACCATATGTG GGATGCATGGGACATGGCTGCTGAAATTTGCCTTTCTCAGCTTCCATCATTGGTTGAGGATCCTAATGCAGAGTTCCAG cCAAGTTCATTTTTCACTGAGCAGCTGATAGCCTTTGAGGTATGGCTTGACCATGGATCTGAGCATAAAAAGCCACCAGAGCAATTGCCTATTGTGCTTCAG GTTTTGCTTAGTCAATGTCATCGATTCCGTGCTCTAGTTCTTCTTGGAAGATTCCTTGATATGGGACCATGGGCTGTAGATCTG GCCCTTTCTGTTGGAATATTTCCTTATGTTCTGAAGCTGTTGCAAACAACCACTCCAGAACTGCGTCAAATCCTTGTCTtcatttggacaaaaattttggCACTTGATAAG TCATGTCAGGTTGATCTTGTAAAGGATGGTGGTCATGTTTATTTCATTAGGTTTCTTAATAGTGCAGAGGCATATCCTGAACAGCGTGCAATGGCTGCATTTGTTCTGGCTGTCATTGTGGATGGTCATAGACGAGGCCAGGAAGCCTGTATTGAAGCAGGGTTAATCCAGGTGTGCTTGAAGCAGCTTCATGGTTTCACGCAAAATGAGGCACAAACTGAACCCTTATTACTTCAGTGGCTTTGCCTTTGTCTTGGAAAGCTGTGGGAGGATTTTACTGAGGCTCAGACAATTGGTCTGCAGGCAGATGTGCCTGGAATATGTGCTCCTCTACTCTCTGAGCCTCAGCCAGAG GTTAGAGCTTCAGCGGTTTATGCATTAGCTACCTTGCTTGATGTTGGGTTTGACTCGTTTAGAGATGGTATTGGAGGGGATGAAGAATGTGATGATGTTGAAAAGAATAGAGCTGAGATGATTATAATTAAAAGCCTTTTGAATGTCGTCTCTGATGGAAGCCCTCTTGTCCGGGCAGAAGTTGCTGTAG CTCTGGCACACTTTGCCTTTGGACATAAGCAGCACCTCAAGTCAATTGCTGCTGCATATTGGAAACCTCAGCCTAATTCCCTGTTGAATTCATTGCCTTCACTTGCTAATTTAAAGGGCACAGGAAGTGGAAATATAGTTTCTTCTCAGATTGGTCCTTTAACAGCCATGGTTCGGGATGGAAGGGTATCCACCAGCAGTCCTCTTGCTACTGCTGGAATCATGCATGGATCTCCATTATCCGATGATTCATCTCAACTTTCTGATTCTGGAATACTGAATGATGGTGTCAGTAATGGGGAAGTTAATCATTCAAGACCAAAACCTTTGGACAATGCAATGTATTCACAGTGTGTACTGGCCATGTTTACTTTAGCTAGGGATCCATCTCCACGTGTAGCAAGTCTAGGACGGCTGGTTCTTTCCATTATTGGAATTGAACAAGTAACAAAATCTGTGAAGCCTGCTGGTAATAGTGCCTGGCCTAGTGATCCTGCAAATTCCTCATCAACCCCTAGTATTTCTGGATTAGCTCGTTCTTCTTCCTGGTTGGACATTAATGGAG GTCATATGCCTTTAACATTTAGAACTCCTCCTGTTAGCCCTCCTCGACAAAATTACTTGGCAGGAATTCGTAGGGTTTGCTCTTTAGACTTCAGGCCTCACCTGATGAATTCTCCGGACTCAGGATTGGCTGACCCACTTCTAGGCTCTACTTCTGGATCAGAGCGCAGTTTACTTCCTCAGTCaacaatatataattttagttGTGGCCACTTCTCGAAGTCTCTGCTTACTGCATCAGATGACAGTGAAGAACTACTGGCCAAAAGAGAAGAGCAGGAGAGATTTGCACTGGAGCATATTGCTAAGTGCCAGCACTCAT CTGTTAGCAAACTTAACAATAATAGTCAAATTGCTAGCTGGGATACAAAATTCGAGACAGGTACAAGAACTGCCTTGCTGCAACCTTTCTCTCCTATTGTGATTGCGGCAGATGAGAATGAACGGATCAG gGTATGGAATTATGAGGAAGCCACCCTCCTCAATGGTTTTGATAATCATGATTTTCCGGAAAAGGGAATATCTAAACTTTGTCTTTTGAATGAGCTTGATGACAGCTTGTTGCTTGTTGCTTCAA GTGATGGAAATATACGGATTTGGAAAGATTATACACTGAGGGGGAAACAAAAACACGTTACCGCATTTTCTTCTATCCAAGGTCACAAACCTGGTGTGCGGAGTTTGAATGCTGTTGTGGACTGGCAACAGCAGTCTGGATATCTC TATGCATCTGGAGAGATATCATCCATCATGCTTTGGGACTTGGATAAGGAGCAACTTGTTAATTCAATACCATCATCCTCAGATTGTAGTGTCTCGGCATTG GCTTCTTCTCAAGTCCATGCTGGTCAATTTGCAGCTGGTTTTGTGGATGGTTCTGTTAGACTATATGACATCCGGACACCCGACAT GCTGGTTCGCACAACCAGGCCGCATACTCAACAAGTAGCAAGAGTTGTGGGTATCGGCTTTCAACCCGGACTTGATCAAGGAAAG ATTGTTAGTGCATCCCAGGCTGGTGATATTCAGTTCCTCGATATTAGAAGTCAAAGAGATACGGACCTTACAATCGATGCTCACCGAGGATCACTTACAGCTTTAGCTGTTCACAGACATGCCCCGATAATTGCCAGTGGTTCAGCAAAACAGCTAATCAAAGTTTTCAGTCTAAAAGGCGAACAACTCGGCACCATTAGATACCAACATACCTTCATGGCCCAGAAGATTGGTTCTGTAAGCTGCCTTACCTTCCATCCCTACCAAGTGTTACTCGCTGCCGGTGCCGCTGATGCCTGCGTTTCAATCTATGCCGATGACAACTCTCATACAAGATAA
- the LOC107935978 gene encoding regulatory-associated protein of TOR 1 isoform X3, giving the protein MALGDLMTSRFSQLSLAVSNHVIDGNVSSGGYHEDDVAYADLMSQRRDLDAVSTSSYANAVTSTATVPTIMAYLPQTVVLCELRHAAFEASTPTGPSDSGLVSKWRPKDRMKTGCVALVLCLNISVDPPDVIKISPCARMECWTDPFSMAPQKALETIGKNLRDQYERWQPKARSKVELDPTVDEVKKLCNTCRRYAKSERVLFHYNGHGVPKPTANGEIWLFNKSYTQYIPLPISDLDSWLKTPSIYVFDCSAAGMVVNAFIELLDCGTSNYPGSSRDCVLLAACEAHETLPQSSEFPADVFTSCLTTPIKMALRWFCTRSLLHESLDSSLIDKIPGRQNDRKTLLGELNWIFTAVTDTIAWNVLPHDLFRRLFRQDLLVASLFRNFLLAERIMRSANCSPISYPMLPPTHQHHMWDAWDMAAEICLSQLPSLVEDPNAEFQPSSFFTEQLIAFEVWLDHGSEHKKPPEQLPIVLQVLLSQCHRFRALVLLGRFLDMGPWAVDLALSVGIFPYVLKLLQTTTPELRQILVFIWTKILALDKSCQVDLVKDGGHVYFIRFLNSAEAYPEQRAMAAFVLAVIVDGHRRGQEACIEAGLIQVCLKQLHGFTQNEAQTEPLLLQWLCLCLGKLWEDFTEAQTIGLQADVPGICAPLLSEPQPEVRASAVYALATLLDVGFDSFRDGIGGDEECDDVEKNRAEMIIIKSLLNVVSDGSPLVRAEVAVALAHFAFGHKQHLKSIAAAYWKPQPNSLLNSLPSLANLKGTGSGNIVSSQIGPLTAMVRDGRVSTSSPLATAGIMHGSPLSDDSSQLSDSGILNDGVSNGEVNHSRPKPLDNAMYSQCVLAMFTLARDPSPRVASLGRLVLSIIGIEQVTKSVKPAGNSAWPSDPANSSSTPSISGLARSSSWLDINGGHMPLTFRTPPVSPPRQNYLAGIRRVCSLDFRPHLMNSPDSGLADPLLGSTSGSERSLLPQSTIYNFSCGHFSKSLLTASDDSEELLAKREEQERFALEHIAKCQHSSVSKLNNNSQIASWDTKFETGTRTALLQPFSPIVIAADENERIRVWNYEEATLLNGFDNHDFPEKGISKLCLLNELDDSLLLVASSDGNIRIWKDYTLRGKQKHVTAFSSIQGHKPGVRSLNAVVDWQQQSGYLYASGEISSIMLWDLDKEQLVNSIPSSSDCSVSALASSQVHAGQFAAGFVDGSVRLYDIRTPDMLVRTTRPHTQQVARVVGIGFQPGLDQGKVRQLTFLMSGKKRLLVHPRLVIFSSSILEVKEIRTLQSMLTEDHLQL; this is encoded by the exons ATGGCATTGGGTGATCTGATGACGTCACGATTTTCGCAATTGTCGTTGGCGGTATCGAATCATGTCATCGACGGTAACGTCAGCAGTGGCGGCTACCATGAGGACGATGTTGCTTATGCTGACTTGATGTCTCAGAGGAGGGATTTAGATGCTGTATCAACTAGCAGTTACGCCAATGCCGTTACTTCCACGGCCACTGTGCCTACGATCATGGCTTACTTGCCGCAAACTGTTGTTTTATGCGAGCTTCGGCATGCTGCCTTTGAAGCTTCCACGCCAACTGGACCCTCTGATAGTGGCCTTGTTTCCAAATGGCGCCCCAAGGACCGA ATGAAGACAGGATGTGTGGCCCtagttttatgtttaaatatcaGTGTTGATCCACCTGATGTAATAAAAATATCTCCTTGCGCAAGAATGGAGTGCTGGACTG ACCCTTTTTCTATGGCACCACAAAAAGCTCTGGAAACTATTGGGAAAAACTTGAGAGATCAATATGAGAGGTGGCAGCCCAAG GCTCGCAGTAAGGTTGAACTTGATCCTACAGTGGATGAAGTGAAGAAACTTTGTAATACATGTCGCAGATATGCCAAGTCAGAGAGAGTTTTATTTCATTACAATGGACATGGTGTTCCAAAGCCAACTGCAAATGGTGAAATCTGGCTGTTTAATAAG AGTTATACACAGTATATTCCCTTGCCTATCAGCGATCTTGATTCTTGGTTAAAAACACCTTCTATATATGTTTTTGATTGCTCTGCTGCAGGAATGGTTGTTAATGCCTTCATTGAG CTTCTTGACTGTGGCACTTCTAACTACCCTGGATCTTCAAGAGACTGCGTTCTTCTGGCTGCATGTGAAGCACATGAGACTCTTCCTCAAAGTTCTGAATTTCCTGCTGATGTGTTTACTTCTTGTCTTACTACACCTATCAAAATGGCATTGAGATG GTTTTGTACACGTTCATTGCTTCACGAGTCTCTTGACTCTTCACTTATTGATAAAATTCCTGGCCGTCAAAATGACCGTAAAACACTTCTAGGGGAATTGAATTGGATATTTACTGCAGTGACTGACACAATTGCTTGGAATGTTCTCCCTCATG ACCTTTTCCGAAGGTTGTTTAGACAGGATTTACTAGTTGCTAGTTTGTTCAGAAATTTTTTGCTTGCCGAGAGGATTATGCGCTCTGCAAATTGTTCTCCAATTTCTTACCCAATGTTGCCACCAACCCATCAGCACCATATGTG GGATGCATGGGACATGGCTGCTGAAATTTGCCTTTCTCAGCTTCCATCATTGGTTGAGGATCCTAATGCAGAGTTCCAG cCAAGTTCATTTTTCACTGAGCAGCTGATAGCCTTTGAGGTATGGCTTGACCATGGATCTGAGCATAAAAAGCCACCAGAGCAATTGCCTATTGTGCTTCAG GTTTTGCTTAGTCAATGTCATCGATTCCGTGCTCTAGTTCTTCTTGGAAGATTCCTTGATATGGGACCATGGGCTGTAGATCTG GCCCTTTCTGTTGGAATATTTCCTTATGTTCTGAAGCTGTTGCAAACAACCACTCCAGAACTGCGTCAAATCCTTGTCTtcatttggacaaaaattttggCACTTGATAAG TCATGTCAGGTTGATCTTGTAAAGGATGGTGGTCATGTTTATTTCATTAGGTTTCTTAATAGTGCAGAGGCATATCCTGAACAGCGTGCAATGGCTGCATTTGTTCTGGCTGTCATTGTGGATGGTCATAGACGAGGCCAGGAAGCCTGTATTGAAGCAGGGTTAATCCAGGTGTGCTTGAAGCAGCTTCATGGTTTCACGCAAAATGAGGCACAAACTGAACCCTTATTACTTCAGTGGCTTTGCCTTTGTCTTGGAAAGCTGTGGGAGGATTTTACTGAGGCTCAGACAATTGGTCTGCAGGCAGATGTGCCTGGAATATGTGCTCCTCTACTCTCTGAGCCTCAGCCAGAG GTTAGAGCTTCAGCGGTTTATGCATTAGCTACCTTGCTTGATGTTGGGTTTGACTCGTTTAGAGATGGTATTGGAGGGGATGAAGAATGTGATGATGTTGAAAAGAATAGAGCTGAGATGATTATAATTAAAAGCCTTTTGAATGTCGTCTCTGATGGAAGCCCTCTTGTCCGGGCAGAAGTTGCTGTAG CTCTGGCACACTTTGCCTTTGGACATAAGCAGCACCTCAAGTCAATTGCTGCTGCATATTGGAAACCTCAGCCTAATTCCCTGTTGAATTCATTGCCTTCACTTGCTAATTTAAAGGGCACAGGAAGTGGAAATATAGTTTCTTCTCAGATTGGTCCTTTAACAGCCATGGTTCGGGATGGAAGGGTATCCACCAGCAGTCCTCTTGCTACTGCTGGAATCATGCATGGATCTCCATTATCCGATGATTCATCTCAACTTTCTGATTCTGGAATACTGAATGATGGTGTCAGTAATGGGGAAGTTAATCATTCAAGACCAAAACCTTTGGACAATGCAATGTATTCACAGTGTGTACTGGCCATGTTTACTTTAGCTAGGGATCCATCTCCACGTGTAGCAAGTCTAGGACGGCTGGTTCTTTCCATTATTGGAATTGAACAAGTAACAAAATCTGTGAAGCCTGCTGGTAATAGTGCCTGGCCTAGTGATCCTGCAAATTCCTCATCAACCCCTAGTATTTCTGGATTAGCTCGTTCTTCTTCCTGGTTGGACATTAATGGAG GTCATATGCCTTTAACATTTAGAACTCCTCCTGTTAGCCCTCCTCGACAAAATTACTTGGCAGGAATTCGTAGGGTTTGCTCTTTAGACTTCAGGCCTCACCTGATGAATTCTCCGGACTCAGGATTGGCTGACCCACTTCTAGGCTCTACTTCTGGATCAGAGCGCAGTTTACTTCCTCAGTCaacaatatataattttagttGTGGCCACTTCTCGAAGTCTCTGCTTACTGCATCAGATGACAGTGAAGAACTACTGGCCAAAAGAGAAGAGCAGGAGAGATTTGCACTGGAGCATATTGCTAAGTGCCAGCACTCAT CTGTTAGCAAACTTAACAATAATAGTCAAATTGCTAGCTGGGATACAAAATTCGAGACAGGTACAAGAACTGCCTTGCTGCAACCTTTCTCTCCTATTGTGATTGCGGCAGATGAGAATGAACGGATCAG gGTATGGAATTATGAGGAAGCCACCCTCCTCAATGGTTTTGATAATCATGATTTTCCGGAAAAGGGAATATCTAAACTTTGTCTTTTGAATGAGCTTGATGACAGCTTGTTGCTTGTTGCTTCAA GTGATGGAAATATACGGATTTGGAAAGATTATACACTGAGGGGGAAACAAAAACACGTTACCGCATTTTCTTCTATCCAAGGTCACAAACCTGGTGTGCGGAGTTTGAATGCTGTTGTGGACTGGCAACAGCAGTCTGGATATCTC TATGCATCTGGAGAGATATCATCCATCATGCTTTGGGACTTGGATAAGGAGCAACTTGTTAATTCAATACCATCATCCTCAGATTGTAGTGTCTCGGCATTG GCTTCTTCTCAAGTCCATGCTGGTCAATTTGCAGCTGGTTTTGTGGATGGTTCTGTTAGACTATATGACATCCGGACACCCGACAT GCTGGTTCGCACAACCAGGCCGCATACTCAACAAGTAGCAAGAGTTGTGGGTATCGGCTTTCAACCCGGACTTGATCAAGGAAAGGTAAGGCAACTCACATTTCTTATGTCTGGTAAAAAAAG ATTGTTAGTGCATCCCAGGCTGGTGATATTCAGTTCCTCGATATTAGAAGTCAAAGAGATACGGACCTTACAATCGATGCTCACCGAGGATCACTTACAGCTTTAG